The genome window ACACCAGGGCGCCGAGCCTCTCGCTTTCTTCAGCAGGCCGTTCGCCGTTCGCCACCTCAAGCTGGCGGCATATGAGCGCGAGCTGATTGGGCTGGTGCAGGCAGTACGCCATTGGCGCCCTTACTTGTCGGGGCGTCATTTTATTATTCGTACTGACCATTACAGCTTGAAGTTCTTGCTGGACCAGCGCTTGTCGACCGTGCCTCAGCACCAATGGATCAGCAAGCTCTTTGGCTACGACTTCGACGTCATGTACCGTCCAGGACGCCTCAACGTCGTAGCGGACGCCTTGTCCCGCCGCGACACTGAGGAGggaagcaccagcttcgggtcggcCTTATGCGTGCGCTCGGGGCCGTCTTTCaccttcatcgacgacatccgcCGCGCGACGTCGCACGCGGACGATGCTAAGGATGTGCGTCGGCGCTTCGAGGCGGGCAAGCTGCAGGGCCCATGGCGCATCGACGACGGGCTACTACTCCATGGTAACCGCATCTACGTGCCGGGCCATGCTGACCTGCGCCACCAGGCCCTCTCCCTGGCCCACTCCGCCGGCCATGAGGGCATCCAGAAGACTCTACATCGCCTACGAGCGGATTTCTACATCCCCGGCGACCGGGCATTGGTGCGGGACTTGGTGCGCACCTGTACCACATGCCAGCGCAATAAAACGACAACATTGCAGCCGGCAGGGCTGCTGCAACCGCTGGAAGTGCCCTCGCAAGTCTGGGCTGATATCTCCATCGACTTCATTGAAGGATTGCCCAAGGTGGGTGGCAAGTCGGTGATCCTAACGGTCGTCGATCGCTTTTCCAAATATGCACACTTCATCGCGCTCGGGCACCCCTACACTGCGACAACGGTCGCTCGAGCGTTCTTCGAGGGCATTGTTCGTCTACACGGCTTCCCCTCCTCCATCGTCAGCGACAGAGACCCCGTCTTTACGGGGCACGTCTGGCGCGACCTCTTCGGGATGGCAGGCGTGAAGCTGCGTATGAGCACCGCCTTCCATCCACAGACGGACGACCAGTCCGAGGTGGTCAACAAGGTGCTCGCTATGTACCTACGCTGCGTCACAGGCGATCGACCCCGTGCGTGGGTCGACTGGCTCGCGTGGGTGGAATACTGCTACAACACCTCCTTCCACACCGCTCTGCGAGCCACCCCCTTTGAGGTGGTCTACGGTCGTTCCCCGCCGCCCATCCTGCCCTATACACCAGGGTCAGCGCGGACAGAGGCGACTTAGACTCTTCTACGCAGTCAGGACGAGATACTTGCTGAAGTCCGTCAACGTCTTCTTCAAGCCCAGCAGATGTCCAAGAAATACTACGACGCCAACCACCGCGACGTGGAGTATGCTGTGGGAGACTGGGTTTGGCTGCGCCTGCTGCACCGAACGGCGCAGTCCTTGGACCCCCGTGCCAAGCGCAAGCTTGGGCCGCGGTATGCGGGACCATTTCAAGTGGTGGAACGCATCAGCAGCGTCGCCTACCGTCTACAGCTTCCGGACGGGGCGCGCATCCACGACGTTTTCCACGTAGGGCTGCTGAAGCCTCACCATGGCGAACCTCCAGCAACTCCGGCCTCCCTTCCGCCGGTCATGGATGGACGCATCCTCCCGGGGCCGGAGCGCGCCCTTCAGGCGCAGCAGCGCCGGGGCGTTTGGCGCGTGCTGATCAAGTGGCACGGCCTCCCTGAAGACGACGCAACGTGGGAGACAGTCGACGAGTTCCAGGCGCACTACCCAGActtccagctcgaggacgagctgtttgCGCAGGCGGGGAGAGATGTTATGACCGGCCGCCACTATAGGCGCCGGGCAACAACATAAAGCATGCAAATAAGGATTAGAAGATAAGATTGCATGCAGATAAGGATTAGAAGATAAGATTGCATGCAGATAAGGATTAGAAGATAAGATTTGttagagagaaaagagaagatcTATCTCATTAGATAAGGATTAGAAGGGAGTATAAATAATTGTAAGCACCACTCTATAGATCAAGCAGAAACAAGATTGTTCCGGCTTCCCAGAGGGAGCCGGGAGATTACTGTGACCTAGCTGCCCTTTCCTCGCGCCTCTCTCCTCTCACGCGCGGTGAACACGGCGACCCGCCGCTGTGCATCGCGCCCCAAACCCCGACCACCAATcacccaccactacaacctgcgatCAATCCGGGAATCAGCCCCGATTCCTATCAACTATGTAGGCCATTTTCTTActaagacaacttatggagagattcagagaacaaaagaaagacctgcatatggtcttcatagacttagagaaggcttatgacaaagtacctaggagtgtaatgtggtgggccttggaaaaacacaaagtatcaacaaagtacattaatcttattaaagataggtacactaatgttgtgacaagtgtccgaacaagtgatggagacaccgatgactttccaattaacataggactacatcaagggtcggctttgagcccttatcttttcgctttggtgatagatgaggttacaagggacatacaaggagatatatcgttgtgtatgctttttgccgatgatgtggtacttattgaggagagtaggagtggtgtttcgcaaaagttggaattgtggaggcagacgctggaagcaaaaggttttaggcttagtaggtctaaaacagagtatatgaagtgtgatttcagtgccatggggtatgaggatggcgatgttagtcttgatggtcaagtggtacccaagaaagacatttttcgttacttaggatcaatgcttcagaaggagggagacatcgatgaggatgtcagtcatagaattaaagctggatggttgaagtggcggcaagctgcgggtgtcttatgcgacccccgggtaccacacaaactaaaaggcaaattctacaggacagcaatccggtcggctatgttgtatggagcagaatgttggcccactaaaagacgatatgtccaacaactaagtgtggcagagatgcgtatgttgcgctggatatgtggccacacaaggagagatcaagtctggaatgatgatatacgagagagagtaggagtggcgccaattgaggagaagcttatgcaacatcgtttgagatggtttggacatatccaacaaAGACTTGAAGAGACACCAatgcatatcggaataattaggcgtcccgagaatgtgaagagaggtagaggtcgaccaaccttgacgtggacagaggctgtgaagagggacctgaaggagtggaatattgataaagagctcgccgtggataggaaggggtggaagtgtgcaattcacgtgccagaaccctgatttgtagtttcgcttttcctccttaatcgtttgaccttttcttgtgcccctttagatcttgctggttcttgtgggttttatctctttttatgtgtttccccgtttcatcatttttcggttctcctttgcctttgtctcccttttcttttctttgggagttgagctctgaggttttcatatggggtttcatctctagcctaccccaacgtgcttgggacaaaaaggcgTTGTTGTTGTTAGCTGATGAAAACGCCACCTGCCAGTAACTGCACATTATACTTTTCTGGATGTAAATTGTATTAACACCAGACATTTCATTTTGGATACAGCAAATTCAGTGATATCTATGATAAAGATCACTTTGTACAACGTCTACAAAATGATGTTCGAGTAGTTGACGAAATTCCGGATTTCATGATGGAGCGATTTGGTCATAATCTCAGCAATGTGTTCAATTTCAAGATAAAGGCTTGGGCACGCATTCAATATTACAAAGATGTTGTTCTTCCAAAATTAGTTGAAGAAAGGTGAGTTTAAATACAGTTCAGTTACTACTTCTTGAATCTTCTGTTATCTTGGCACCCAAATAATCCCCTTGCTGGCAACCCTAAAAATAGTAGCAAGGTTTGGGCTTGTGGCACCTTTGGTTGGTTTGGGTGTGGTTGGCAGCCCGTTGAGTTAGGGTCTGTGCCAGGTTACAATGCAACCCCATAGGGTGAAACCAGAGTTCTTTCTCGGAGTAAAAACCACGGGGGCGGTCTTCCCCCAATGGCCGAGTATTGTATGGGTTCATGTTATATCTAGTCCTCAGTTGCTTATGTTCCATATGATTTAACTGGCGTACTAATCCAAATTTTATAGCTTTTTTAATTGGTAACACTACTCTTTATCTTATTACTATCTTTTTTTCTCTCGATTCTCGAATGTGCAGGAGAACTACGCCTCATTATATTAAGATAGGAAAAAAGGTCTAAAATAGACCAGCCCAGATACAACAATCCCCTTACGGGGGCCAAAAACAGGCTTATAAAAAAGGATCCATCTATAGACTATGACCCAGAACACTACCCTTATGAATCCGGTCGGGAGGCTGTCAGGTAGGAGAGGTATTTGGTTCCTGCCATCTCTGAAAAAGCATCTCTTCTCACCTGCTGATCTAAGGGCTACCGCTAAGCTGGGCGCCCTGACATAAAAAACACATTTGTTTTGGTGGTTCCAAATTATCCAAGCTCCCAAAATAATGATAGAATTGAGTCCCTTCTTGATAAGACTATCCATTGCTTCTGAACCTTCTTGCAACCAGTTCATGAATGCTGAAGAACATGGCTGTGGGGCTAAACTTTGCAACCCGAATTTCCTCAAAAGGAAGAACCAAAATTCTCTTGTGAAGACACACGACACtagaagatgatcaattgtttcaACTTCTTGATCACACGAGGTACATCTATCTGGATGATTAAGACATCTTGGTTCTTGCCAATCTATCAGCCGTCCAGCACCTCTTCTGAGCTGCAAACCAAAGGAAGAACCGGCATTTTGGTGGGGCCCAGGATTTCCACACCCTTTTATAATGGCCAAAGGAACTTGATCCTAAGAAAATGGCCTCATAAGCAATTTTGGCCGAGTATTTATCATCTGATGCCAAACAGAAAATATGTTTGTCTTCTATGCCAGGCTGCAGCTCAACATTTGATAGTAAATCCCAGATATGGAGGTAGTCCACTAAAGCTCCAACTGGTAGAGCTCCTATGATGTCTGAAATCAATCTCCTATTAAAGTAAGGCTTCATGAACAGTCCTTTTATTAATAATCCTCTTTGGAATTGATTCAAATAATGTAGGAGCAAGCAATGTTAGGGATCCTTTTTCCATGGAGCCACTTATTTGTCCAAAACTTTGTATTTGACCCATCCCCTATTTCGGTTACCAAAATCGTAGAAAAGAAAGCTCAAGACTTGCCTGGAACCTGGATGGGGAGACCTGATCAGGGGCGTCCTGAGTCAGTCCTTTGAAGTCAAATATCTGATTACTGTCATTTACTGTAGAATAGAGAGCACTTATAGTATGTTGGATACGAATTTGATATTAAACTTGACATGGGAATCTGTAAAAACAAATATGATATATTTATAACCACTACAACCTTTTTATTGGACTTGCTATGATATTGATATATAGTTAACGTAGGATATCTTATATTAAAAACATTAGTGGTGTTTGGAGCATTTCTTCAACTATATCCTCTTAAATTTATTATAGAAGGATACTAACTCTTTATTCCTGAAACTTATCTTCGGCAATCATTTCCTCTGACTCGATCAATTCTTTCATTCTTTGTTATCAAAATTCTCTGTGACCTGTTGCTTGTGAAAGCTGACTTTCGAGGACTTCTAAATTGTTGACACTCCTTTTAATGATGGAATTAGGTGTGAAATCATTTCCCTGATTATAAGGGCACCACTGTTTAGCTAGGAGTTTCTATTttgtcatttctattttattaagtaTCATGAAGTGTTCAATTCAATTATAATGCATTTCTATCTGATGCTATGCTCTTTAGTGCAGAGTCATCAGGATTTCTCCTTTTGCCAACCGACTCTCATTTGATGCACCTTCTGCTGTTCAACGGTTGAGATGCTTGGCAAACTTTGAAGCCTTAAAATTCTCTAAACCAATTGTATCTTTGTCTGAAACCTTAGTTTCTCGAATGAGAGAGAGAAGTGCTGAAAGCGATGGAAAATATATCTCAGTGCATCTTCGGTTTGAGGAGGTTGGATCTCTTTCATGAAACTTGATGCTTATAATGTTTAGGAACCAGGGATCCACATGATATATTTGAGTCTGTGCGTAACATGCTGCCAGTGTTCTGAAGTGTGGCATCTGCTAATTGTTATCTTGCAGGATATGATTGCCTTCTCATGTTGTGTTTATGACGGTGGTGATGAGGAGAAGAAAGAAATGGATGCAGCCAGAGAAATAGGTTGGAGAGGGAAATTTACTAAGAGAGGACGGGTAATAAGGCCAGGAGTTATCAGAATGAATGGAAAATGTCCTCTTACACCTTTGGAGGTATGTCAGTATCTAATAACAGAAGGTAGAGCAACTGTTGTTGTTGACATATTCAGTTTAAAACAAATTCATTTAGGATTACAGCAGAATTTGTCTTGAGATGCTTATCTTGTTATCTTTAGGTTGGGTTAATGCTTCGTGGAATGGGTTTCAGCAATAAGACTGCAATTTTTTTGGCGTCTGGAAAGATTTACAGAGCAGAGAAAAACATGGCTTCTCTTCTTGAAATGTTTCCTCTCCTACAGACAAAAGAGACACTGGCATCCGAAGAGGAACTTGCTCCATTCAAGGTAGTAACTGCAGGATTTTTTTTTGTTCTGTACTTCCAGACGTTGATTGTTCTGAAATGACTCATTATTCCCAGAATTTCTCCTCAAGGATGGCTGCTGTTGACTATAGTGTTTGTGCCCAAAGTGAAGTTTTTGTGACCACACAAGGTGGAAATTTCCCACATTTCCTTATGGGTCACAGGAGATACTTGTATGGTGGGCATTCAAAAACAATCAAACCAGACAAAAGAAGGCTTGTCGTACTCTTTGATAATCCACGTATAGGGTATGATTAACACTAGTTGTCCATAGTGTTGTTTTGGTTTATCTTGAGTTCTAAACACTTGCCATCTTGTTTGTTAAAATCACAATTTTCACTTATGTGCAGGTGGAAGGCATTGAAGCGGCACTTGCTTAATATGAGAGCACACAGTGATGCCAAGGGGATTGAAATGAAAAGACCAAGCGAATCCATATATACATTTCCATGTCCTGACTGCATGTGCCGCTTGAACAGAACAGAACACTCTAAATCCAAACACAGTAGATAGTATCTCATAGTTGCATTTCCAGACTAACCCTATTCTTTCTGACATCCACTTTAGTCTGTTCATTCTTCATTTGCTGTGCGGCTTTTCACTTCATCAGCAAGCATACTCGCCAGTTGCCACAGCATTGAGAGCAACCTATTCTCCGTATATAGCGGTTTTTCCTTGTATAGCATATGCCAGAATAACCCCAGATTCGTCCGTGGAGTATTAAACCAATTGTGATGCTAACTATACATCATCTGACTATAATTCTCAACAACCGATCTGGCCCCAGTAGGACAATGAAGTATCAAATGTTTTTGGGTAGTAGTAttgctgttgtacatggttcattagCAGTCTGTCATCATGTACAAATTTAAAATGGTAAACAGGCATTGTAAAAAAATTATCTTGCCCTAAACATGGGCCCATAGCCTCTCTGTATTCTTTTAGCTAGGCTTTCACGGTTGTAACTGTGTCTTACACTTCTATTCACAATTCTAACAATAGAACTGCTCAGTGCAACTTTATTCTTGCTTCATCAGTATAGTCGCAatctttcttcttttttgataTAATGTGTTCAAAAGCTGCTTGCTGAGTATTCTTTTAATTGTCATTATCCGATGGTCTTGACATCGACCCATTGTGCTTAGGGATGGCGACCCTAGCCGGCAGTGTGGATGTGGGTCCAAAATTTCATCTGTGGACAGTATAAGATTCTATCCGTTAGTCTATGTAAGGATATGTTGTTTCACATATTAGTACTTGAAATAAAAAAGATTATGTATCATATCTCAAAGTCGACTAGAAGGGTGAAtagacaaatctgaaatttataaactttaagcacaactacaagctgaggttagcgttataaatataatcgagttcgaaagagagggcgaaaataaatcacaagcgaataaggcgaatgacatggtgatttgttttaccgaggttcggttcttgcaaacctactcaccgttaaggtggtcacaaagaccgggtctctttcaatcctttccctctctcaaacggtcacttagaccgagtgagcttccttccttgatttcccgtgtcacttagaccccacaaagaccatcacacaattggtgtctcttgctttacttacaaggctttgagagtaagaatgagagaaagaagaaagccaaccaagcaacaagaacaacaaaagaacacaagtcgatcttctcacaagtcctaaaaactagagttgaattgtggacttcggTTCGATCAGAGGCTTTgacatgtgtcttggagtgttgtgtattgctcttgtattgaatgaggagtagtgaatgtttggatgccttgaagagtggtggttgggggtatttatagccccaaccaccaaaatggtagTTGGGGAACTAtgatgtcgacgggcgcaccggacagtccggtgcgccagccacgtcacccaaccgttagggttcgaccgttgcagcttctgacatatgggccaccggacagtccggtggtgcaccggacaggtcctgttcactatccggtgcgccatctgcgcctgctctgacttctgcccttGCAGTCCGTacactgtagcgttgtcagccgaccgttgaactcgaccgttgcgctggcgaccgttgctccgcttggcacaccggacagtccggtgaattatagcggagtggcttcccaaattcccgaaggtggcaagtttggagttgatttccctggtgcaccggacactgtccggtggtgcaccggacagtccggtgcgccagatcagggtagccttcggttgtcttttgctctttttatttgaactctttcttggactttttattggtttgtgttgaacctttggcacctgtagaacttataatctagagcaaactagttagtccaattatttgtgttgggtcattcaaccaccaaaatcatttaggaaaaggtgtgagcctatttccctttcaatctcccccctttttggtgattgatgtcaacacaaaccaaagcaaatatataagtgcaggattgaactagtttgcataaggtaagtgcaagggTTACTTGGatttaaaccaatattcatttcataagatatgcatggatgcttttttcatttttaacattttggaccccgcttgaaccacttgttttgtttttgcaaatgttttggaaattatttttcaaagtcttttgcaaatagtcaaaggtatatgaataagattttgagaagcattttcaagatttgaaattttctccccctgtttcaaacgtgtttcctttgactaaacaaaatctccctcaatgaaattctcctcttagtgttcaagagggttttagatatcaattttgaaaggggtcataccaatttgaaattatatcaaaaataagatacccatttgaaaaacttctttaatacaaattgaaagaacataatttttgaaattggtggtggtgcagtccttttgctttgggcgaatactttctccctctttggcatgaatcgccaaaaatggatacttgttagtgaaatataagccctttttcaaactttctcctcctttggtagaTAATATAGGagtaaagattataccaaattggagagcggtgtggagcgacggcgaaggatgaataattcgatggagtggagtggaagccttatctTCGTCGAAgatcccatttccctttcaatctatgacttagcatgaaatacacttgaaaaccacattagtcatagcacatgaaagagatatgatcaaaggtatataaataagttatgtgtgcaaaatatcaatcaaaattcctagaatcaagaatgtttagttcatgcctaagtttggtaaaggttttctcatctaatggcttggtgaagatatcgactaattgttctttggtgct of Zea mays cultivar B73 chromosome 8, Zm-B73-REFERENCE-NAM-5.0, whole genome shotgun sequence contains these proteins:
- the LOC103635761 gene encoding protein ESMERALDA 1 isoform X1, with translation MQGQAYSRLGSFGAAASAPPPPSAPVRPGAGAGGASRTPAKAGPARAIPGTAASATAAARAGVAHRGGGGAARRVARAVLATLLRRQAVFLFAPLLYVAAMLLYMGSLPLDAVPRIIARQPPGSVYRSPQLYARLRADMDADNSTGALATVWRHTYKGGTWWPCINNMTNGLPESNGYIYVEANGGLNQQRTSICNAVAIAGFLNATLIIPNFHFHSIWRDPSKFSDIYDKDHFVQRLQNDVRVVDEIPDFMMERFGHNLSNVFNFKIKAWARIQYYKDVVLPKLVEERVIRISPFANRLSFDAPSAVQRLRCLANFEALKFSKPIVSLSETLVSRMRERSAESDGKYISVHLRFEEDMIAFSCCVYDGGDEEKKEMDAAREIGWRGKFTKRGRVIRPGVIRMNGKCPLTPLEVGLMLRGMGFSNKTAIFLASGKIYRAEKNMASLLEMFPLLQTKETLASEEELAPFKNFSSRMAAVDYSVCAQSEVFVTTQGGNFPHFLMGHRRYLYGGHSKTIKPDKRRLVVLFDNPRIGWKALKRHLLNMRAHSDAKGIEMKRPSESIYTFPCPDCMCRLNRTEHSKSKHSR
- the LOC103635761 gene encoding protein ESMERALDA 1 isoform X2 — its product is MQGQAYSRLGSFGAAASAPPPPSAPVRPGAGAGGASRTPAKAGPARAIPGTAASATAAARAGVAHRGGGGAARRVARAVLATLLRRQAVFLFAPLLYVAAMLLYMGSLPLDAVPRIIARQPPGSVYRSPQLYARLRADMDADNSTGALATVWRHTYKGGTWWPCINNMTNGLPESNGYIYVEANGGLNQQRTSICNAVAIAGFLNATLIIPNFHFHSIWRDPSKFSDIYDKDHFVQRLQNDVRVVDEIPDFMMERFGHNLSNVFNFKIKAWARIQYYKDVVLPKLVEERVIRISPFANRLSFDAPSAVQRLRCLANFEALKFSKPIVSLSETLVSRMRERSAESDGKYISVHLRFEEDMIAFSCCVYDGGDEEKKEMDAAREIGWRGKFTKRGRVIRPGVIRMNGKCPLTPLEVGLMLRGMGFSNKTAIFLASGKIYRAEKNMASLLEMFPLLQTKETLASEEELAPFKDGCC